The genomic stretch ttttttatgcttttatgctCACTAAGCTGATATTGAATACAGGAGCCCATTGACCAGGATTCAGGCTTGTATATAACTGCACTTGTAGTCCCTGCATTACAGGAATGTATTGGATTGTTCAGATTCGTGGATAGTTCATTTCTTACCTTGTGCCGGGAGGGACTACAATGACACGTACAATCATGACAAAAGATTAACGtcattaaatacacacatacactcccatGTGTTTTAAACACCACACTTGGGACAGAACTAATAAGACAAATTCGTATTTTAAATACACTAAGACTTTAAAACACACTTTTCAGCAATCCCTGAAAAGTTTGTTTTCCTGCATGTTATCTTAAGTACTTCAAAGATAGTGGAGACTTTTGTTCCCCGTAAAATGGATGAGCAGACATTCTGCAGGAATTTTACTGGCGTCTTAAGCATCTTAAATGAGCCGACCCAGGTGTGTTCCACCAAGCGGCAGAAGATTACAAAAATGCCCCGTAAGGTGAACAGTTtttagtgcagtgcagtgctgggACTTCATTGCATGTAATAAAATTCAAGCCGACCGGAACGGTGCAAACTGCAAAGAACATAAGACCCCAACGGCTTGGATTGCAGGGGTTGTGTCGTACCAAACTTATGGCCGCAAGGGGGCAGCAAATACTGACACTACCGCCGTATCTGTGGCGGCTTCTGTAGTGTAGACATATTCGCTGTAGCCCTTCGAGGGGGCTCGAAGCACGGTGCTGTCACCAGTCCAGCTCGGTTTTTAGCAATGCCTAGAAATTAAACGGACCACTTgcgcaaaaaaaaatctatcttAAGAAAAAGCAGTAGAATATATATACTGGTATACTTTATTATATCTACACAGTTATGTACACTGAAACCGTTTAATTACAACTTTTTTTTCCAAGCGATCCACATTGTGTTCAACCATGCCCAGTCAAAAATATATCCAAGTGTTTGTTCACAAAGGTGCTGACAATTCGGGGGCGCTAATTTGGCTGCTTGGTACGAAGCCAACATGTACATTTCAATCGTGTTTAACCTTTGTTCGTAGCAAAACATGCAACCATCATGTAGCCTACTTCCACACATACTGATTTGCTCTACCAAAACGAGCCATTCTAACGGCCAGTAGATGCGTTTGCCTAACCcaaaacacagagcacaatGACAATACAATCGGTGACAAACATCACGCGTGTTTGCAGTTTTGATTCTCCACGGGTCGCTTTGAATTTTGATCCAGAGTGACTGCCAAGAGTGTAGGGGGGGGCGTTCCacgttgtgatgtcacttcctgttgaatccacagtgctgtatattTGGACACTACGGGTCGAGGTGCGGAGTCTCACGCGCCATGGGTAAGTCCGAAAACGGCCATGCAAAGGCTGAGTTTTTGGGCTTAAGCAAATAAGACCGTCTTCACGACCAAAGGCAGTCAAATTCTGCCTGTATGGTCGTATTTAGCAATTCAGTGACAAAGACCAAATGGTTATTGAAAAATTAAGTTACTGGAGTAGAGCATGAATTAGACATAATTGACATGAAAGCGAAGATCACATACGCACTATAGAGATTTGTCATCCTTATTCAATtgcaactttattttttttaaaacaaggcaaatgtacagtattaatATTGACAACATtcatataattaaaaataaaacaaaaaggacaATATCGTACAATTTGTGTTTGCCATCGTGGCCAATTTAACGTCATTCACTACCAAACAGTATTGACTACGGTCCTCAGTCAGCCAAGCCgcaaaaacacagccaaaatgTGGGTACTCCACTGTAGTTACGGATATAAACTGAATAGATAAAAAGACAAATGTCAAATACATCATAAATGTAAGATGACAGCCATGTAAATGCCCAGCATTTTACCCgcccccacccaaaaaaagaCCAAAGATAACCCGATACATCCGAGCAGGAAAAAGACTGTTCAAACGCCCCTCCGCCCAACCAAATCTTATCTTAAGTAGCTAGTTTGATTCCATTGCATTGCAGGTCTTTTATGTGATGGCTAATCGATCGTGGCCATTTTTGACAAATGTATTCACTGAATACAGAGCTGAAACTGTCATAACTCCGATGGCCTAAgaataacagtgctgtacatGTTAAACGGTCGTTTTTGCAGCTATAAAACTGGCATTAATATTTTGAAGCGACCCGTATCAATATCTTTGAAACCACttctctatatacacacacatgtaacgGGTAAAACAGACAATGGAATGACGCTACTAATATCTTTATAATACAAGTATaactgtctttttattttttaatgggtTCAATCTGTTTCAATAACGTCAAGATGCCCTTTAAAAGTTTTTGTAAGAAGCATCGTTGTAAGGGTTGTGCATTGCAGTTTAAATCAATTATATCACTTAATATATAGTAGTTTTAATCTtgtattgaaaataaattacagaATATAActttaaaatgcaacaaaagacagaaaaaaaggaaaaaaaaaaactaattcaaGACACTCTTACTGACATTCCAAGATGCGTGGCTAGAAGGGGTGAAATCAAGAGCTCAAGACCAATTAACTttacaaatatttcaaaataaatgcattcgGACGGCGACAATCCACAAAACATTCCTTTACATAACCTGTACTTAATCCTACCACAGAaccattggatgtttttttgttttttttgtccaactacaaaaatgtatacaaaatgatatttatatatttatatcatatacATGCCCTATTTgtgattgattaaaaaaaaaaaaaaatacaggggTGTTTTGGATGGAATTGTGGAAATTGGCATAGCTTTGGAGGGGCATTACAAAGAGGATAGGTTTAAGTCAGGTGTAGGACAGCTTTGAGTATGCGTTCAAGTTAGGTCTCtaggttttaaaaagaaaagacaaagaCAAGGCAATGTAGTTCCACATCTTCCGTACAGAAAAAGAAACCGTTTCAACCTTGTGGGTTCACATGTAGGCATGTAGGCTAACTTTACCTTAAATCTGTAGAAATGAGCATTTAAAAGCAGCTTGTCAAAAAAAATCCCCCTTATGTCTAGCTTACTCCTACACCCTTGACTGGCACAGGGACCATTGTTGATATTACATCTTCGGTATAAAATGGGTCACAGATCTTCACTGGCCTGCTTATATAAATAGATAATGAAAGTGCCTACGTCACTGCGTCTGACACACCTTATACTCAAAGTAGCATTTTAATTAGTACTCTTACATTATGTTCAAAAACCACCGTTACCAGGCAacagttggctagctagcttaacGTTGATGGTCAGTTAATGCAGTGAGTCAGTTAAGTTGGAAATGTTCGTTGTAAACTCCGgcggaaaataaattaaaagcatCCAGTGGCCTGCGCTGTACGCCAGTTCACGGCGTTTTATTCTTGGAAAGCTAACGGGACACAGTTGTGTCTGGGCTGTCTTTTCAGTCGGTTGTTGCCATGTGCGTTACTATGATGACAGAACCATTCGGGTATAACGGGATCCTGGGAGATTCACTTCGGTGGATTAAGACCGGAGACGGACACGCTATAGGTCTTAAAACCGAGCAGCAACAAAGtctcctttttttccctgaaACGGCACTGAAACAAAATCAATGCAGTGGCGTAATTTAAAAGATAAAGAAAATGGTGGACAAtgacagagaggggaaaaaagacaacaaaaaaacaaaacaaaaacaaaacctgctACGCCAACCCTTAATTGGGGACACACAGAATGGGCGGAGAATCTACAAAACACACCGCTTCACCACGGCAAAGGTCCTGATTCGGGGAGATGGAACTTGGGAAGAcacttgcagtgtgtgtgtgtgtgtgtgtgtttgagagagagagagagagagagagagagagagagagagagagagagatggggagagtggGACGACCATCATCCAAATGGAGGCGAGGCGGAATTCGGTGAAGCGAAGATAAACGGGTGTAAACTTTGGTTGGCGCAGCTCCCGGGGCCTAAGACGAgctcgcgctctctctcgcgatcgccctccctctcttttcttaTCGCGCCCTCGAGAAAACGCAGAGGCGGTCAGTTTGGCTTTAACTTGGCGTGTTGCGTCACCTGCTCGGTCAGACTCGCCTTGATGGAGTTAGCCACAGTCTGCCTAATGTTGTCCTCCATATAATGATCGCTCAGTGGCTTCAAAACCTGGAGCGGGAGAGAAGtccagacagagggggagaggacagagggacagggggggaTGGAAGAGACAAATGAGtggaaggaaaaaggaaaaaacaaaaaaagggggggaataaataaatcactcaAATTAACACGATTGAGGACAACAAAAGAAAGACGGAAGACAAAGCCGGGGGTTTCATTCACACGTGCAACACATCCTATTCACCACAGAGCGAAAGAAAAAAGACCAAAACAAAACGTGGAAATGGTGACTGCTGAAATGTCAAACAAAAATGACTGTACAACCCACGACCCACCCCAAATGAAACCAGCCCCCTCGTAGGACAGAAGGGGGAACAAAACGATAAAGATGAAGGTGCCAACCTGTGTTCGATATGTGGTGTGAACCCAGGCAAGACACAAATTCAGTTTAAATCTAGGCCAGCATGGCTATCGACCATGtactacaaaaaaataaaatcaaaatggaaaaataattgcacaaaaatagaactgaaaaaaaaagaaagaaaggaaaacagtAGCTATTTTTTCTTCTTGATATTGTTGTTCGACGACAGTCTCTTTCTCTGAGTCGGTACGAAGGAGCGCCACGAGATTCGACTCCTGGCCACCTCAAAGAGTTTGGAAAGCACCTAGAAACGGAAGTGCGGCAGGTTAGCAGTGGAACGGCACCTGTGCGAATCTTAAGACAGACGGTAAACGAGAGCGGACGAGCATCGGGAAGGAGCCGACGGCCGATTGGCCGGGAAATCTCCCCCTCACCTTTTTCGGAGTCCTCTGTTGCGAGCGGAaagcgggcagagagagagaggagacgttagggaagaggaagagcagaCACAGTAAAACCGGCTCAGATCAAAACCGCAAGAACGGATGAGACGAGACTGGAAAGTGGAAAAACAAATTTTTACAGGTAATTAATTGTTGTGTAACGGCAAAAAGCCAGCACCCTGCGGctcaccaggaccaggagcgaggaccacTGGTCTAAAAAAACCAAGGACTAAAATTAAAACTGTCATTTCCACAGCAATGAATATTTGAGGCTTGGAGGCTACAGTAGGCATCAGCTGAAGCTCTAAAATGGAGAGGTTTGTTCCTACAGAAGGTAGTCTCGCTCGGCTCATGGGCTTTTGATCTGAACTGGCCGTCACAGACAGGTTAAAACAAGTCAGGAGAACAGTGGATTCTGGGGAACAGCAGATCGTGGGGGAAGAGTGGATTCTGGGGAACAGTGGATCATGGGGAACAGTGGTTTCTGGGAAACAGCAGATTCCGCGGaagagaggattctgggaaacgGTGGATTCAGGGGGTGCAGAAATCTTTTCGGCAGGTGAGACGGACGCTGCAATCAGAAAGGACGGAGGCGGTGTGGGAAGGGGGTGGGTTTACATTCGGCGAAGGAACCAGAAAAAATATCATCAAGTGGCCATGGCTCCAAACAGGAAGGAACAtaaaaacaacatgacaaactacacacacacacacacacaccggaggTTCACGCATTTAAAAAGACCGCCACCAAAACTGCAGAAGATCGCGGTTAACGTCGCGGTCAACCGGCGAGGGAAAGCGGCCCCACCCACCTGCTCCCAGAGGGTCTCCGCCACGTGGTCGATGACGGTGCCCAGGTCGCGGAACTCGCCCGAGTACTTCACGTAGGCCCAGACGCAGAGCGAGAGCAGGGCCACGCCCATCACCATGTTACACAGCGCCGCTACAGTGTTCAGGCCCACGAAGCCCGTCACCCCGGAGACGATGTACATGGCGAACATGACGGCGAACAGCGTGGCGGGCGTCCGCGCGGCGTAGAAGATGTTCTTGCTGTCGTTGTGCTTGATGAAGTTGGCGTAGGCCTCGTCCAGCTCCGCCTCCAGCTGCTCCTGGTAGCGGCGGCAGAACTCCTCGCCGCCCATCTTCTTCACGGCGCGGAACTGGCGCACCGAGCACTGCTTCAGCTCCTCGTGGCTGCGCTCCAGGTCCGACGGTGCGATGTACGGCTTGTCCCCGCCGCACACCTGCGGAACCCACCGGCAAATCGGCCGTTTAAATCAGGCAACCCATCAACGAGCTAACcagtcaaccaaccaaccaGTCACTCAATGAATCAACGAGCTAACCAGGCAGTCAACCAgccagccatccatccatcaaacCGACCAATGAAACaaaccagtcagtcagtcagtcagtcagtcagtcagtcagtcagtcagtcagtcagtcagtcagtcagtcagtcagtcagtcagtcagtcagtcagtcagtcagtcagtcagtcagtcagtcagtcagtcagtcagtcagtcagtcagtcagtcagtcagtcagtcagtcagtcagtcagtcagtcagtcagtcagtcagtcagtcagtcagtcagtcagtcagtcagtcagtcagtcagtcagtcagtcagtcagtcaaccaaccaaccaaccaactaACCAAATCAACGAATCAAGCCAATCAGTCAACCAAGCAACCAATTGGACAACCCTCCAGTCAACCAACCAGTTGGTTGGTCAATCGAGCTAACCCACAGCTCCCATACCCCCACCACGCACACAGCACGCCCTCCACCAGCCAACCAATCAACTGCTGAATCTGTAAGCCAATCAGTCATCGAATCCAACCACTTCACTATTCAGTCCACCAGTGAGAAAGCGTTTGTGCACTAACATTCACCGAGATGTTGTCACAGTACTTAACGATGGATACTCCCCAGACATTTCCTTAGGACAGGTGACCTGAAGGAGCTTCCCCCCTGCTACACTCACCTGCTCCATGCTCTTATAGTACGAGCCCTTAGCTACACTCACCTGCTCCATGCTCTTATTGTACGAGTCCTTAGCTCCTGCGACGGCCGCCAAGTTGTTCGCTTCTGCGGTTGCCTGGACAACGGCGGAACAAAATATTtagattagcattagcatttccCTCAGCTGGTGCACATTCTGAACGTCTTGAACATGCACTTAGGTACTGGAGTGAATTTACCACTGTAATATCagaatttgtattattattattttttttaattagttaaattgtccaatttggtggccaattaTACCCCGTTCATCGGTCGATTCCCGTGTGTTTTTGAGGGGtgcgaaccccggtcctcggtgtgcaactgcgtCGAACCGCTGACCGCGTCAAGGTCCACACACCACCGCGGGGCCCAGTATCTGACATTGAGGCAGGGTATGCAGCGCTTTCACTAAAACCAACACGCACCTGTAACATGGACTTTGGGTGAGGCAGTTCTTCGCCCTGATAGATCTTGATGTAGGCCTGCAagggagaagaaaataaaaataaaaataaaaaagattttagcCTTCAGACAGAAAAGGAATACTGATGTAATAgtagatactgtatgtacaatagAGATTTTTTATATAGGCCCACCTCAAGTCTGTTCAAGAACTTTACAATAACCCCTGACCGGCAAACATTAAATACGGACCCAAAATATACTGCATTGGGAAATGGAACACATACATTGTACTactcggagggttgccggttcgatcccccgcccgggctgtgtcgaagtgtccctgagcaagacacctaaagcccaaatgctcctgacgagctggtcggcgccttgcatggcagccaatcgccgtcggtgtgtatgaatgggtgaatgagaagcatcaattgtacagtgctttggataaaggtgctaaataaatgccaaccatttaccatttactcttGATGACCACATGTTTATGTGCAATGCAGGCATAACTGTGTATGGAAaacgtaaaaaataaaaattaaaaaaaaagttaaactcTCACTTTAAAATACTCCACAAGGTCTCTGCAGGTGACTTTGGTTCCTCCGATTTCCTTCTCCACCAGATTCTCCGGGGAGAGCAGCAACGGCACCAGATGTTTCAGCTCCCGCTTAAACTCGTCGTCGATATCTGCAGCGAAAAAAACGTCAATATCCCAGTCAAATACCTCCGCCATTATCCCACGGATTTTAAGCATCTGTAAAACCTGTAAGATCTCACAGAGCCTGATTGATGGGACTAGAGCTCCCAGCAGTCATACCCAATTTGTTAATATTAAACCCATCATTTCTTTAAAACCCATGTAGCGCTACAAAACAGAAATGATACATTTGCTTAAAAGGCCGTGTTTCCTTTAAACTGCCGGAGGATGGAGCACGGCAATAATCATTCCGGCTCAAATGAGCCTGCACAGTGCTGCAGCTTCTCCCTTCATTAGGCTgaaatgccatttaaaaaacTAATCTcttttgagccaaaatggcagcggCATTTTACCCGACTGGCCCtcctcaggctgtgtgtgcgcgcgtatgtAAGCGTAAGAGTTTGTTgatgtgcacacgtgtgtgtgtgtgtgtgtttgtgtttgtgcgcgcATGTGCACATGAGTTTCTGGTCCTGTGTGAGTGCTCACATCAAAGTCTGCCTTAAATTTGAGATGTTATTTCAGACGAGACAAACGCTAAGCAGTGGGTAAGGCGTAGggttcagaggtcaggggtcaggggtcgcaCCTATTAGCCTGCCGTCGAAGTTGGGGTTGGTGGCGACGCGGAGGCCGGGGTGGGGCAGCAGGAAGCAGCCGATGTTGGAGAAGCAGGAGTGGATGTGCTTCCGCACGTTCTGGAGCTCCTCGTGCTGGTTCTGCTTCACCTGCAGGCCACAGAGTCAGTCCAGGGGGGTTTATCCTGTACCCCGCCCAGCGCTGTTACCCCAAAACCAGCCCACCGAAACCCACGTTCCACCCTCCGTGACACCACAACACATCTCACCAGAGAGCCCCCACCCTGCCCGGTTACCCCAAAACCAGCCCACAGAAACTCACGTTCCAAACCCCATGACGCCACAACAACACATCTGAGCGAACTTCCTGTTCCTATTCTGCGGATGGAAGAAGCTCCATTGCGGTGTTCCCATTGTCTCAGAATTACCCCCCTCTGCCACCAAGTACCCAATCACCTCCCAGGCCACACCCCATATACCACCAAGTATCCAATCACTTCCCAGGTCACACCCTCTCTACCACCAGGTACCCAATCAGGTGTTCGGTacacaacatgtaccactgacAAGAGCGTTGTTCGGCCTTTACAGGGCAAGCCAGACAGGGGCTGTGTCCGCATACAACTCATACcacattttcaatgaaaatcagcccgGGATTTTAGTATGAGCTGTAAGCAAGTATGTGGTCTCGAACACAGCCCCTGCCATTGGACAGCTGCCTTCCGCAAAATGTCAAGTGCTTATGAGGCAGCTCTGGATGCACACAAGCGTAGCTCTCGGGAAAATTACCTGCTCTTTATATCGGCGGATTATCATTTAATATCACTTAGCATAATGAACAGCATTACAGCTCGACAATATTAAAATGAACCTTCCTGGGAAAAGCTAATAGggctttgaaaaatgtaaaggaGGAAAAGGCTCTTTTGTCGGACATAAACGCACACCTCCTGACCGGGGTCTTCAAAAGGCTAATTAACAGATTAGCCGCGTTTAGCTGGCGCACGCAAATAAACATCTCCGCCGCACTTTTAATTCTCCGAAGCTTAAATGCGTTTGTccttattaaaattaaaagtcAGGAATCGGCAGGATTTCACTTTCGACTGAAAGGTTAAGGTAGGGGAGCACAACTCCCCTGGAGGGACGAGCCGGTGTTTGTTCTGATTACTTTAGTCTCGGTTTTCTAACCACGCTGGTACACTCCTGCGCCCAGAACagtgaaatctttaggatacacttgtgTACACATCGGTGTCTGTAGTTGGCGTTTATACTCATTTCAGTTTCAGATGTAAATGAGCTAATTaagtaagagcagaagttggcacagaaTCTTGGCCCTCGTTGTGCACCCCAGGAATAAAGGAAAGGTTTTCGGATGCATATCAGGAACCGAAGTCGCTCTTGCTGGGTTTCTACCACAGCTTCCATTGGTCCCTTAAGTTCCCATTTCCGCTACGACACTGGAACGTACCCACGTTTTTTTCGTACCTACATCGTCTCCGCCACATTCAAAGCgttggtttttgttcttttgtgctTTTTGTAGCACGTGCAATCCGCCACAAGTGAGCTCTGCACAATATCGGAGGAGCTCACGGAGACAGCAACTCCTCACAAACCTCATcggccaggggggggggggggggggggagaatccCCAACCGAAACCGCCAAGCCCGAGTTGTCAATCTGCCTAATCACCGGCTCCCTGTCATCTGCCAATCACCCCTGACACGCTCACACCCCACCCGACACGctcacaccccacccacacttcaCTCAGTCCGAGCGATCGGCCGGGCTGGATGATGGATGAGGCAACTCACCTGCAACCTCTTTTCCAGGAACCGCCGCCCGCCGTCCAGGCCGTAGTTATGCTCGTAAGGGTAGCTCCAGTCTCGGATTAAAAACATCAGGGTCTGCGTGGGGGGGGACATGAGAAACACTTCCGCAAAACCGCGTAAGCAACAGAAGCAGTATAAGATAAAAATCCTTTTTCTAGCATCGTTTTTATGAGCACATTGACTTACAACTCAAATCCAAGACTCTTATGCTTAGATTTACTCCAGTCATAAAAACAGTGTTGTCATGGATACCGTAACAGCCAAAAATAAACCATCCAAATGGCATATTTCAGGCCCTTTGGCCTTTTGGCAAAGCCGATTGGCTGGCAGTCCTGCAGGgcagcgtgtgattggctgtagcaCTGCCCAAGGACATGCTCACTCAGCAGGACATTTCCCAGCAAAACTACACTAGGGCGCCCCCTCTGGGCACTTGGGGAAGTGTAATCTACCTGCATCAGTGCATCCCAAACGCATGCGCTAGAAACCCTGCATTTACAACTGCTTGGACTTCCGTAACTTTATGATGTCACAACTAAACGCTCATTTGCATATGCCCACCCTCAGGGCCGCTCACCTGGTAGCAGAAATCAGCACAGACACCGTTCAGTTTGTTGTGGAGCTAGTAAGCCAATCAGTACAGAGGTCCATTGatattaatgagccttaaagacacagtcagtAAAACAACCTGTTCTCATGGGCTATGAGAAGCACTAGagacaaaacagacaaaactGGATATAAATAG from Conger conger chromosome 2, fConCon1.1, whole genome shotgun sequence encodes the following:
- the atl2 gene encoding atlastin-2 isoform X1, translating into MAEESGLRNRNHSHQNCKNNVFEEGWRGGGVEPVAMLDSDTAPPGGPEAEDPEEPWDVAARPIQIVLADEDEHDFELDERALEQILLQEHVRDLNVVVVSVAGAFRKGKSFLLDFMLRYMYNKTSECWLGGCEDPLTGFTWRGGCERETTGIQAWSEVFVVDKPDGSKVAVLLIDTQGAFDSQSTIKDCATVFALSTMTSSVQVYNLSQNIQEDDLQHLQLFTEYGRLAMEEIYQKPFQTLMFLIRDWSYPYEHNYGLDGGRRFLEKRLQVKQNQHEELQNVRKHIHSCFSNIGCFLLPHPGLRVATNPNFDGRLIDIDDEFKRELKHLVPLLLSPENLVEKEIGGTKVTCRDLVEYFKAYIKIYQGEELPHPKSMLQATAEANNLAAVAGAKDSYNKSMEQVCGGDKPYIAPSDLERSHEELKQCSVRQFRAVKKMGGEEFCRRYQEQLEAELDEAYANFIKHNDSKNIFYAARTPATLFAVMFAMYIVSGVTGFVGLNTVAALCNMVMGVALLSLCVWAYVKYSGEFRDLGTVIDHVAETLWEQVLKPLSDHYMEDNIRQTVANSIKASLTEQVTQHAKLKPN
- the atl2 gene encoding atlastin-2 isoform X2, with translation MEEIYQKPFQTLMFLIRDWSYPYEHNYGLDGGRRFLEKRLQVKQNQHEELQNVRKHIHSCFSNIGCFLLPHPGLRVATNPNFDGRLIDIDDEFKRELKHLVPLLLSPENLVEKEIGGTKVTCRDLVEYFKAYIKIYQGEELPHPKSMLQATAEANNLAAVAGAKDSYNKSMEQVCGGDKPYIAPSDLERSHEELKQCSVRQFRAVKKMGGEEFCRRYQEQLEAELDEAYANFIKHNDSKNIFYAARTPATLFAVMFAMYIVSGVTGFVGLNTVAALCNMVMGVALLSLCVWAYVKYSGEFRDLGTVIDHVAETLWEQVLKPLSDHYMEDNIRQTVANSIKASLTEQVTQHAKLKPN
- the atl2 gene encoding atlastin-2 isoform X3, producing the protein MAEESGLRNRNHSHQNCKNNVFEEGWRGGGVEPVAMLDSDTAPPGGPEAEDPEEPWDVAARPIQIVLADEDEHDFELDERALEQILLQEHVRDLNVVVVSVAGAFRKGKSFLLDFMLRYMYNKTSECWLGGCEDPLTGFTWRGGCERETTGIQAWSEVFVVDKPDGSKVAVLLIDTQGAFDSQSTIKDCATVFALSTMTSSVQVYNLSQNIQEDDLQHLQLFTEYGRLAMEEIYQKPFQTLMFLIRDWSYPYEHNYGLDGGRRFLEKRLQVKQNQHEELQNVRKHIHSCFSNIGCFLLPHPGLRVATNPNFDGRLIDIDDEFKRELKHLVPLLLSPENLVEKEIGGTKVTCRDLVEYFKAYIKIYQGEELPHPKSMLQATAEANNLAAVAGAKDSYNKSMEQVCGGDKPYIAPSDLERSHEELKQCSVRQFRAVKKMGGEEFCRRYQEQLEAELDEAYANFIKHNDSKNIFYAARTPATLFAVMFAMYIVSGVTGFVGLNTVAALCNMVMGVALLSLCVWAYVKYSGEFRDLGTVIDHVAETLWEQRTPKKVLSKLFEVARSRISWRSFVPTQRKRLSSNNNIKKKK